The genomic region AACCCGATAGAACCGGATAGGCGTGTGTGATGAAGGAATGTGTGAGGAGGGATGGTGTCTGCGGCGGGCTCTACTGCGCGGGCTCAATAGAATCGTCGCCGACGTGCAAAACGTGGGCGCCATCCACGACGTCCTGCGAAAATTGCTGGAGGTCGGAGGTGGTGGCGAAGGCTTGGACGTTGGGGGCGAGTGAAGCGAGGACGTGCCGGCGGCGTTGGGCATCGAGTTCGGAGAGGAAGTCATCGAGCAGAATCACCGGCCACTCACCGGATTCCGCGTGCAGCAGAGCTATTTCCGTAAGCTTGAGGGTGAGCGCCGCGAGCCGTTGTTCGCCGCGGGAACCGTAGGCCGCCAGGGGATGGTCGCCGCGCAGGAACGTGAGGTCGTCGCGATGGGGTCCGACCACCGTTACTGCTTGGGCCTGTTCGCGGGGCGCCTGCTCGGTCAGGGCGGCGGCAAAGGCCGTCTGAATCTCAGTGAGCCACGCCTGAGGCAGTGCGCTGGTACGGAGTTCGTCGCAATGCGGGGGCCCTGACGGCAGCGGCACCGTGGATTCGTAGCGCAATTGCAGGCTCGCGGTGCGCGGGTCGCCTTCAGCCTTCTCTGGGTCTCGCTCTACTGCACGCGTCTGTACGTCCGGGCCTTGCAAAGACTGCCCGGCGCCGGCGCATTCTGCTCCAGAGCCTGAGGGCCTCCGTTCGCCGCCAAAACCCGTCAGCGACGTGAAATAGGCCGTCAAGGGTTCCGCCACATGGGCCGTGTAGACCGTACGCAATGCCATGAGCGTTGCCCCCAAGGCGGTAAGCTCTTGAGTCCAGGCTTCCAGTTGCCGCCGGTCGCGGGTTGCTCCCTCCCGCAGCGCGCGCAGCAAGGCGTTGCGCTCTGCCATGACGTGCTCATAGCCTTGCAGTGTGCGGAGATAGCTCGGATCGATGCGGCTGAGCAAGTAGTCGAGATACCGGCGGCGGATGCTCGGCGCGCCGTCCACCAGGCCGATGTCGTGGGGCGTAAACAGCACCACGTGCAGGTGTTGCAGCAGGCTGGAGGCGC from Chloroflexota bacterium harbors:
- a CDS encoding DNA replication/repair protein RecF; protein product: MYLTALSLTNFRNYRAVELPLAPGLTIFSGPNGAGKSNILEAIHCLATGRSYRARSDTELRSFAPDPERPYTRVAGDVAAGDLTTTLEVIWAAEQDQAAGFSKRIRIGGAPRRASSLLQHLHVVLFTPHDIGLVDGAPSIRRRYLDYLLSRIDPSYLRTLQGYEHVMAERNALLRALREGATRDRRQLEAWTQELTALGATLMALRTVYTAHVAEPLTAYFTSLTGFGGERRPSGSGAECAGAGQSLQGPDVQTRAVERDPEKAEGDPRTASLQLRYESTVPLPSGPPHCDELRTSALPQAWLTEIQTAFAAALTEQAPREQAQAVTVVGPHRDDLTFLRGDHPLAAYGSRGEQRLAALTLKLTEIALLHAESGEWPVILLDDFLSELDAQRRRHVLASLAPNVQAFATTSDLQQFSQDVVDGAHVLHVGDDSIEPAQ